A single region of the Granulicella sp. L56 genome encodes:
- the rpsS gene encoding 30S ribosomal protein S19: MSRSAKKGPFIDDHLMNKINVMNQTNDKKVLRTWSRRSTIHPDFVGHTIAVHNGRKFIPVYVTENMVGHKLGEFSATRTFKGHSGRATESSAKPK; encoded by the coding sequence ATGTCACGTTCAGCCAAAAAAGGTCCCTTCATTGACGATCATCTGATGAACAAGATCAACGTCATGAACCAGACCAACGACAAGAAGGTCCTCCGCACCTGGTCCCGCCGGTCCACGATCCACCCGGACTTCGTCGGTCACACCATCGCAGTTCACAACGGCCGCAAGTTCATTCCGGTCTACGTGACGGAGAATATGGTTGGCCATAAGCTCGGCGAGTTTTCGGCCACCCGCACCTTCAAGGGCCACTCCGGGCGCGCCACTGAGTCCTCCGCAAAGCCCAAATAA